A section of the Castanea sativa cultivar Marrone di Chiusa Pesio chromosome 12, ASM4071231v1 genome encodes:
- the LOC142621249 gene encoding protein VASCULATURE COMPLEXITY AND CONNECTIVITY-like, whose protein sequence is MERRVVVICAVVGILGLLSVILGFVAEATKIKISQVTSIGFSCVRPHSPATALGIVALLAIILAQIIISVATGCICCCCKSGSHPNSSNWIKAQLCFVFSWITVVIAAVVLLLASSYNSYNSNSRCYVTKPGVFAGGAILCLVSVVLGLASYILSLQKNSNNRFQGDIAMAQPQFAGGTSIYQGATPIGQPQYQWGNPAVPNQGDMPMGHTKFPQ, encoded by the exons aTGGAGCGAAGGGTAGTGGTGATATGTGCTGTTGTCGGAATCTTGGGGCTCTTATCAGTTATTCTTGGTTTTGTTGCTGAGGCCACAAAGATTAAG ATTTCTCAGGTGACGTCTATCGGCTTCAGTTGTGTACGCCCACACAGTCCAGCTACAGCTCTTGGTATAGTTGCACTACTGGCTATTATTTTAGCTCAAATAATTATAAGTGTTGCAACTGGGTGTATTTGTTGCTGTTGCAAAAGTGGTTCTCATCCCAATAGCTCTAACTGGATAAAAGCACAACTCTGCTTTGTCTTTTCCTG GATCACAGTTGTAATAGCGGCTGTTGTGTTATTGCTTGCATCTTCATACAATAGTTATAACTCAAACAGCCGGTGCTATGTTACGAAACCTGGAGTCTTTGCTGGGGGTGCCATTTTGTGCCTTGTAAGTGTGGTTTTGGGTCTTGCttcttatattttaagtttGCAAAAGAACAGTAACAATCGTTTTCAAGGAGACATAGCTATGGCACAACCTCAGTTTGCAGGGGGGACTAGTATTTATCAAGGAGCCACGCCTATAGGACAACCTCAATACCAATGGGGCAATCCTGCTGTTCCTAATCAAGGAGACATGCCCATGGGACATACTAAGTTCCCACAATAG
- the LOC142620379 gene encoding uncharacterized protein LOC142620379, giving the protein MAWIDNPIIRFLEEDARCLHHPHDDALVASIRVRDYNTHWVLVDNGSSVDILHYPVFQQMRIEREWLVLTNSPLVGFGGTRIYPLSADTLPITVGDYSQQITKDVTFLVVDCSSAYIAILGQLTLNSWKAVTSTYHLMIKFSTEYGVEEVCGDQVAAHECYIAMLEMDDHLQTMSIEEQ; this is encoded by the coding sequence ATGGCATGGATCGACAACCCCATCATTAGATTCTTAGAGGAAGATGCTCGATgtcttcaccacccacatgatgaTGCACTCGTCGCTAGCATACGGGTAAGGGACTACAACACACATTGGGTCCTGGTTGACAACGGAAGCTCTGTTGACATCCTTCACTACCCGGTGTTCCAGCAGATGAGGATTGAAAGAGAATGGCTGGTTCTGACCAACTCCCCACTCGTTGGGTTCGGAGGAACAAGAATATATCCTCTTAGTGCAGACACATTGCCCATAACGGTTGGTGATTACTCACAGCAAATCACTAAGGATGTAACATTCCTTGTGGTCGACTGCTCGTCTGCCTATATTGCCATCCTTGGACAACTTACCCTTAACTCATGGAAGGCTGTAACTTCAACTTATCACCTAATGATTAAGTTCTCCACCGAGTATGGAGTTGAAGAAGTATGTGGGGATCAAGTGGCGGCACACGAGTGTTACATAGCAATGTTAGAGATGGACGACCATCTACAGACCATGAGCATAGAAGAGCAGTAG